A window of Streptomyces sp. SAI-127 contains these coding sequences:
- a CDS encoding LuxR family transcriptional regulator: MDWGILEREPELARLASAAREAADGAGSVVLVFGEAGIGKSSLVKALPDHLPDGTRILVGECDDLATRRPLGPFRDLIGSVGGELAGAVAGGGDRHRVHEALLEELRGAVLVVEDVHWADEASLDALRFLVRRMERLPALLVLTYRDDELSRGHPLRHLLGQVSRAPRVHRLPLARLSLDAVRTLSAGRVDPAQVYAVTNGNPFFVAEIVAAGGTGSVPPTVVDAVLARLRGLPGATVDALEQLAVVPSAVERPLVDALLTDGAPVLAAPQEHGPLTDGVSVLAAAEQRGLLSVTPERVAFRHELIRRAVADSLPAARRIGLNRTVLAALVARPGSDAARIVHHAAQSGDQDAIARYAPDAAKDASSAGAHREAAAQLRLVLRERHRYAPAELADLLERYAVESYTIADSAAAVAAQREAVALRRALGDTLALGADLRWLSRIHWWAGNADQAQEAAREAVAVLEHAGDDRLLALAVSNTAQLRMLSERYAEAVEHGERAIALARKADDPAILAHALNNVGTARWRSGDPRGRAELEESLDVALAAGEVEHACRSYANIIWTLLDNLQYDEADTFLPPAMELADRAEHLGFLNYLHVELAMRRLAAADWDDAEKHAEYGMHDFIPARCPALTVLARVRIRRGRPGADALLGEAWEIAVGTKELQRTGPVAVARAESAWLRGDAQGVIAAAAPVHAQASRLPGAPHRPELGYWLTKAGHRVPPDDSDHPYALQARGQWRRAAALWQAAGCPYEHAAALAESPDPAAKLEALAAFDALGAEPAAHLLRVELRRLGVRHVPRGPLAATRDNPAGLTDRQLQVIRLLAEGLTNAEIAARLVVSVRTIDNHVRAVLDKLDAPGRRQAAVRAAELGLLPGGSES, translated from the coding sequence GTGGACTGGGGGATCCTCGAGCGGGAGCCCGAGCTGGCGCGACTGGCCTCGGCCGCGCGGGAGGCGGCGGACGGGGCCGGATCCGTGGTGCTCGTCTTCGGAGAGGCCGGTATCGGCAAGTCGAGCCTGGTCAAGGCCCTCCCTGACCATCTGCCGGACGGCACCCGGATCCTCGTCGGCGAGTGCGACGACCTCGCCACCCGCAGGCCCCTCGGCCCCTTCCGCGACCTGATCGGCAGCGTCGGCGGCGAACTCGCCGGTGCCGTGGCGGGGGGCGGCGACCGCCATCGCGTCCACGAGGCTCTGCTCGAAGAACTACGCGGAGCGGTACTCGTCGTCGAGGACGTCCACTGGGCCGACGAGGCCTCCCTGGACGCCCTGCGCTTCCTGGTCCGGCGGATGGAACGCCTGCCCGCCCTGCTCGTCCTGACCTACCGCGACGACGAGTTGAGCCGTGGGCATCCCCTACGGCATCTGCTCGGCCAGGTGTCCCGGGCGCCCCGCGTGCACCGGCTGCCGCTGGCCCGCCTGTCCCTGGACGCCGTACGCACCCTCAGCGCCGGCCGTGTCGACCCGGCCCAGGTGTACGCCGTCACGAACGGCAACCCCTTCTTCGTCGCCGAGATCGTCGCCGCCGGTGGCACCGGGAGTGTGCCCCCGACCGTCGTCGACGCCGTGCTCGCCCGGCTGCGAGGTCTGCCCGGCGCCACCGTGGACGCGTTGGAGCAGTTGGCCGTCGTTCCCTCGGCCGTGGAACGCCCGCTGGTCGACGCGCTGCTCACGGACGGGGCGCCCGTCCTCGCGGCGCCGCAGGAACACGGCCCGCTCACCGACGGGGTGTCCGTCCTGGCCGCCGCCGAGCAGCGCGGTCTGCTCAGCGTCACCCCGGAACGGGTGGCGTTCCGGCACGAGCTGATCCGCCGGGCCGTGGCCGACTCCCTGCCCGCAGCCCGCCGCATCGGCCTCAACCGGACCGTTCTCGCGGCTCTCGTCGCCCGGCCCGGATCCGACGCCGCCCGGATCGTCCACCATGCGGCCCAGTCCGGCGACCAGGACGCCATCGCCCGCTACGCCCCCGACGCGGCGAAGGACGCCTCCTCCGCGGGCGCCCACCGCGAGGCCGCCGCCCAACTCCGGCTCGTACTGCGCGAGCGGCACCGCTACGCCCCCGCCGAACTCGCCGACCTGCTCGAACGCTACGCCGTCGAGAGCTACACCATCGCCGACTCGGCCGCCGCCGTCGCCGCCCAGCGCGAGGCCGTCGCCCTGCGCCGCGCCCTCGGCGACACCCTCGCCCTCGGCGCCGACCTGCGCTGGCTGTCCCGCATCCACTGGTGGGCCGGCAACGCCGACCAGGCCCAGGAGGCCGCCCGAGAAGCGGTGGCGGTGCTCGAACACGCGGGCGACGACCGACTGTTGGCACTCGCCGTCAGCAACACCGCCCAGCTGCGGATGCTGTCCGAGCGTTACGCCGAGGCCGTCGAACACGGCGAGCGCGCCATCGCCCTGGCCCGCAAGGCGGACGACCCGGCGATCCTCGCGCACGCCCTCAACAACGTGGGAACCGCCCGCTGGCGCTCCGGAGACCCCCGCGGGCGGGCCGAGTTGGAGGAGAGCCTCGACGTCGCGCTCGCCGCCGGCGAGGTCGAGCACGCCTGCCGTTCCTACGCCAACATCATCTGGACCCTGCTCGACAACCTCCAGTACGACGAGGCCGACACGTTCCTGCCTCCGGCCATGGAACTCGCCGACCGTGCCGAGCACTTGGGCTTCCTCAACTACCTCCACGTCGAGCTCGCCATGCGCAGGCTCGCCGCCGCCGACTGGGACGACGCCGAGAAGCACGCCGAGTACGGCATGCACGACTTCATCCCGGCCCGTTGTCCCGCCCTGACCGTCCTGGCCCGGGTCCGCATCCGCCGCGGCCGCCCCGGCGCCGACGCACTCCTCGGCGAGGCCTGGGAGATCGCCGTAGGGACGAAGGAACTGCAGCGCACCGGACCGGTGGCGGTGGCACGGGCGGAGTCGGCCTGGCTGCGCGGGGACGCGCAAGGGGTGATCGCGGCGGCCGCGCCCGTCCACGCCCAGGCGAGCCGCCTGCCTGGTGCCCCCCACCGGCCCGAACTGGGCTACTGGCTCACCAAGGCGGGTCATCGCGTCCCACCGGACGACTCCGACCATCCGTACGCCCTGCAGGCGCGCGGGCAGTGGCGCCGGGCCGCCGCGCTCTGGCAGGCCGCGGGCTGTCCCTACGAACATGCCGCCGCGCTCGCCGAGAGCCCGGACCCCGCCGCCAAGCTGGAGGCCCTGGCCGCCTTCGACGCGCTGGGCGCCGAACCGGCGGCCCACCTGCTCCGCGTCGAGCTGCGGCGGCTCGGCGTGCGCCACGTCCCGCGCGGCCCCCTCGCCGCGACCCGCGACAACCCCGCGGGGCTCACCGACCGCCAGCTCCAGGTCATACGGCTGCTCGCCGAAGGGCTCACCAACGCGGAGATCGCCGCCCGGCTCGTCGTGTCGGTCCGCACGATCGACAACCATGTGCGGGCGGTGCTCGACAAACTCGACGCACCGGGCCGCCGCCAGGCCGCCGTACGCGCGGCGGAGCTCGGATTGCTGCCCGGCGGCTCCGAGAGCTAG
- a CDS encoding FAD-binding oxidoreductase, which produces MSSTPAQAARRELTGFTGELIGPDDAGYQEARTVYNAMIDKRPALVARCADADAVSRTIGFARAHGLPLAVRGGGHHGAGLGTVDGGVVADLSPMKDIQVDPEARTVRVGGGCVWGEVDRATNAHGLATPSGIVSTTGVGGIATGGGLGHLTRRCGLTIDNLLEADIVLADGRRVRASADENSDLFWAIRGGGGNFGVVTSFVFRLHEISTVIAGPTFWAVEDSAEVLSAYREFILNAPRELGGFFLHGTVPPAPPFPEEVQLRKTAGVVWCYTGDDTEAAAREMAPLLDALPQPLLHAPMPMQHPDIQSAFDGLYPPGHQWYWRADFVETVPDEAVQLHAKFGAEVPTVQSTMHLYPIDGAAHDVGQDETPWAYRHANWASVFAGVDPDPANAELVKRWTVDYFDALHPHSAGGAYVNMMMDEGQERVRASYRGNYDRLARIKADRDPDNVFRLNQNIQPAPKPSHGARP; this is translated from the coding sequence ATGTCCAGCACGCCCGCCCAGGCCGCACGTCGTGAGCTGACCGGATTCACCGGGGAGCTGATCGGCCCCGACGACGCCGGCTACCAGGAGGCTCGTACCGTCTACAACGCGATGATCGACAAACGCCCCGCCCTCGTCGCCCGCTGTGCCGACGCGGACGCGGTGTCCCGCACGATCGGCTTCGCCCGCGCCCACGGCCTGCCCCTCGCCGTGCGGGGCGGCGGGCACCACGGCGCCGGACTCGGCACCGTCGACGGGGGAGTGGTCGCCGACCTGTCACCCATGAAGGACATCCAGGTCGACCCCGAGGCGCGCACCGTGCGGGTCGGCGGCGGCTGTGTCTGGGGCGAGGTGGACCGCGCCACCAACGCGCACGGCCTGGCCACGCCCAGCGGCATCGTCTCCACGACCGGGGTCGGCGGCATCGCCACCGGCGGCGGGCTCGGTCACCTCACCCGCCGCTGCGGGCTGACCATCGACAATCTGCTGGAGGCCGACATCGTCCTCGCCGACGGCCGCCGGGTACGGGCGAGCGCCGACGAGAACAGCGACCTGTTCTGGGCGATCCGGGGCGGCGGCGGCAACTTCGGCGTCGTCACCTCGTTCGTCTTCCGGCTGCACGAGATCAGCACAGTGATCGCCGGGCCGACCTTCTGGGCCGTCGAGGACAGTGCCGAGGTCCTCTCCGCCTACCGTGAGTTCATCCTGAACGCGCCCCGCGAGCTGGGCGGGTTCTTCCTGCACGGCACCGTCCCGCCCGCCCCGCCGTTCCCCGAGGAGGTCCAGCTCCGCAAGACGGCCGGCGTGGTCTGGTGCTACACCGGCGACGACACCGAGGCCGCGGCACGCGAGATGGCCCCGCTGCTCGACGCCCTGCCCCAGCCGCTGTTGCACGCCCCCATGCCCATGCAACACCCCGACATCCAGTCCGCGTTCGACGGGCTCTACCCGCCCGGCCACCAGTGGTACTGGCGGGCGGACTTCGTCGAGACCGTCCCGGACGAGGCGGTCCAGCTGCACGCCAAGTTCGGCGCCGAGGTGCCGACCGTCCAGTCGACCATGCACCTCTACCCGATCGACGGCGCCGCCCACGACGTGGGCCAGGACGAGACCCCCTGGGCCTACCGCCACGCAAACTGGGCCTCCGTCTTCGCCGGCGTCGACCCCGATCCGGCCAACGCCGAGCTGGTCAAGCGGTGGACCGTCGACTACTTCGACGCCCTGCACCCGCACTCGGCGGGCGGCGCCTACGTCAACATGATGATGGACGAGGGCCAGGAACGCGTCCGCGCCAGCTACCGCGGCAACTACGACCGTCTGGCCCGGATCAAGGCCGACCGCGACCCGGACAACGTGTTCCGCCTGAACCAGAACATCCAGCCGGCACCGAAGCCGTCGCACGGGGCGCGGCCGTAG